A window of Streptomyces sp. NBC_01224 genomic DNA:
GGCTCCACCCGCTGGGCGCAGGGCGGCATCGCGGCCGCCCTCGGCGACGGCGACACCCCCGAACAGCATCTGGACGACACCCTGGTCGCGGGCGCGGGCCTGTGCGACGAGGCCGCGGTACGGACCCTGGTCACCGAGGGCCCCGACGCCGTACGCCGGCTGATCGAGACCGGCGCCCACTTCGACACCACGGACAGCGGCGACATCGCGCTGACCCGCGAGGGCGGCCACCACCGCCGCCGTATCGCCCACGCGGGCGGTGACGCGACGGGTGCCGAGATCTCCCGCGCCCTGGTCGAAGCGGTCCGCGAAGCCGCCCTGCACACCGTCGAGAACGCCCTCGTCCTGGACCTTCTCACGGATGCCGAAGGCCGTACCGCGGGCGTCACCCTGCACGTCATGGGCGAGGGTCAGCACGACGGTGTCGGCGCTGTCCGCGCCCCCGCGGTGGTCCTCGCCACCGGCGGCATGGGCCAGGTCTTCTCCGCCACCACCAACCCTGCGGTCTCCACGGGCGACGGCGTGGCCCTGGCGCTGCGGGCCGGTGCGGAGGTCTCCGACCTCGAATTCGTCCAGTTTCACCCGACGGTCCTCTTCCTCGGCGCCGGCTCCGAGGGCCAGCAGCCCCTGGTGTCGGAGGCGGTACGGGGCGAGGGCGCCCATCTCGTCGACGCGTCCGGTACGCGCTTCATGACGGGGCAGCACGAACTGGCGGAACTGGCCCCGCGCGACATCGTCGCCAAGGCCATCACGCGCCAGATGGAGCTGCAGGGCACCGAGCACATGTATCTCGACGCCCGCCACTTCGGCGCCCGGATGTGGGAACAGCGCTTCCCCACCATCCTGGCGGCCTGCCGCGCCCACGGCATCGACCCGATCACCGAACCCATCCCGGTCGCCCCCGCCGCGCACTACGCCTCCGGCGGCATCCGCACCGACCTGCGGGGACGTACGACCGTGCCCGGCCTGTACGCCTGCGGCGAGGTCGCCTGCACCGGCGTGCACGGCGCGAACCGGCTGGCGTCCAACTCCCTCCTGGAGGGCCTCGTCTTCGCCGAGCGCATCGCGGCGGACATCATCGAGGACCGGCCCAGCGCGGGCGCCGCGACAGCCGGCACCCTCCCCGCCTCCTCGCCGCTGCTCGCCCCCGAGGCACGCGCCACGATCCAGCGGATCATGACCCGGGGCGCCGGAGTCCTACGCTCCGCCGCGAGCCTGGCCGCCGCCGCCGAGGAGCTGGAGGCCCTGCACAACAGCGCTGCCGAGGCCGCCGGGGCTGCCGAGCCCAAGGTCGCGGTGCCCGGTGTCGAGGCGTGGGAGGCCACCAACCTGCTCCTCGTCTCGCGCGTCCTGGTCGCCGCCGCCCGCCGGCGCGAGGAGACCCGCGGCTGCCACTGGCGCCAGGACCGGCCCGAGCGCGACGACGAGAACTGGCGCCGCCACCTCGTCGTCCGGCTCACCCCGGAGCGTCAACCGGTCCTCCGTCGGACGGAGACCGAGGCATTCGGGCCCGTACGCCCGACGCAGGCACCAGACTGCGCAGCAGCAGCACCACTGATCCACCCCGCCGACGTCACCGAGGAGCCGTAACCGTGAGCACGCCCGAAGAGAATCCGCGCCCCACACCCGTGGACGTACCGCTGATCCAGATCGGCGCGCCCGCACCGTCCGCGGGCGGCTGCGGGGACGGCTGCGGCTGCGGCGGGGACGAGTTCTACGAGCTCGACCCCTTGGAGTGCGGCCTCGACCCCGACCTCGCCCAGCTCCTCGCCGACGCGGGCCTGGACCCGGTCCAGGTCGAGGACGTCGCGCACGTCGCCATCGAGGAGGACCTCGACGGCGGTGTCGACGTCACCACCGTCGCGACCGTTGCCGAGGACGCCGTGGCCACCGGCGACTTCACCGCCCGTGAGGCGGGCGTCGTGGCCGGTCTGCGCGTCGCCGAGGCCGTCCTGTCCATCGTCTGCACGGACGAGTTCGCGGTCGAGCGCCATG
This region includes:
- a CDS encoding L-aspartate oxidase; the encoded protein is MTGIRLTAPAPGWSIDADVVVVGSGVAGLTTALRCAAAGLATVVVTKARLDDGSTRWAQGGIAAALGDGDTPEQHLDDTLVAGAGLCDEAAVRTLVTEGPDAVRRLIETGAHFDTTDSGDIALTREGGHHRRRIAHAGGDATGAEISRALVEAVREAALHTVENALVLDLLTDAEGRTAGVTLHVMGEGQHDGVGAVRAPAVVLATGGMGQVFSATTNPAVSTGDGVALALRAGAEVSDLEFVQFHPTVLFLGAGSEGQQPLVSEAVRGEGAHLVDASGTRFMTGQHELAELAPRDIVAKAITRQMELQGTEHMYLDARHFGARMWEQRFPTILAACRAHGIDPITEPIPVAPAAHYASGGIRTDLRGRTTVPGLYACGEVACTGVHGANRLASNSLLEGLVFAERIAADIIEDRPSAGAATAGTLPASSPLLAPEARATIQRIMTRGAGVLRSAASLAAAAEELEALHNSAAEAAGAAEPKVAVPGVEAWEATNLLLVSRVLVAAARRREETRGCHWRQDRPERDDENWRRHLVVRLTPERQPVLRRTETEAFGPVRPTQAPDCAAAAPLIHPADVTEEP